Proteins encoded together in one Deinococcus irradiatisoli window:
- a CDS encoding DUF1330 domain-containing protein, with product MQKTVDPSGHDFKRLAAEVPQDVPIVMLNLLKFRAVAAYPPEPGRAEVSGRAAYATYSREVAPILQRRGGRPIWHAEVRSAFIAPEGEDWDEVLLVSYPSVQAFLAMVTSAEYQAVTIHRRAALENARLIATLPDQPKG from the coding sequence ATGCAAAAAACCGTCGACCCCAGCGGGCACGACTTCAAGCGCCTCGCCGCCGAGGTGCCGCAGGACGTGCCCATCGTGATGCTCAACCTGCTGAAGTTCCGCGCCGTTGCCGCCTACCCGCCGGAACCAGGCAGAGCGGAGGTGTCGGGGCGCGCCGCCTACGCCACCTACAGCCGCGAGGTGGCGCCGATCTTGCAGCGTAGAGGCGGGCGGCCGATCTGGCATGCCGAGGTCAGGAGCGCCTTCATCGCGCCGGAAGGCGAGGACTGGGACGAAGTGCTGCTCGTGTCGTACCCGTCGGTTCAGGCGTTCCTGGCGATGGTCACCTCGGCCGAGTACCAAGCCGTCACCATTCACCGCCGCGCCGCTTTGGAAAATGCCCGCTTGATCGCCACCCTGCCGGACCAGCCCAAGGGTTAG
- a CDS encoding SIS domain-containing protein encodes MTELLNLPGSYQGPTRALAGPYGVLGVGAGALPAALLEALIERRLTREGTQLVLESPDAAPLARDYAGLSEVSGAAVVRAGVQTPGVSTRDLDFLVPAGVTATYHLAQFAAYASGHAEEAQEAERLLSRLAEKCAPHIEDDNPARELAWTLWSRTPLLLAAPEDAALVQVWQHLLARVGKTLSIAVALEPLYVLSGAFESQHEKGDSKVALILGDETPELTLAREILETRIDEVVAVPFPEGVQGYGGALALWYFGAWVAAYLAERYGVSGEDSPALREVLKALTSGEAVDGGGLEA; translated from the coding sequence ATGACTGAACTGCTGAACCTGCCCGGCTCGTACCAGGGGCCGACGCGCGCCCTGGCCGGACCGTACGGCGTGCTGGGCGTCGGCGCCGGCGCGCTGCCAGCCGCCCTGCTCGAAGCGCTGATCGAGCGGCGGCTGACCCGCGAGGGCACCCAGCTGGTGCTGGAAAGCCCCGACGCCGCGCCGCTGGCCCGCGACTACGCCGGTCTGAGCGAAGTCAGCGGCGCGGCGGTAGTGCGCGCCGGGGTGCAGACGCCTGGGGTTTCGACCCGCGACCTCGATTTTCTGGTGCCTGCCGGTGTGACGGCCACCTACCACCTGGCGCAGTTTGCTGCCTACGCCAGCGGTCATGCCGAGGAAGCCCAGGAAGCCGAGCGGTTGCTCTCTCGCCTTGCCGAGAAGTGCGCGCCGCACATCGAGGACGACAACCCCGCCCGCGAGCTGGCCTGGACGCTGTGGAGCCGCACGCCGCTGCTGCTGGCCGCTCCTGAGGACGCCGCCTTGGTGCAGGTCTGGCAGCACCTGCTGGCCCGCGTCGGCAAGACGCTGAGCATCGCGGTGGCGCTCGAACCGCTGTATGTGCTGAGCGGCGCCTTCGAGTCGCAGCACGAGAAGGGTGACAGCAAGGTGGCGCTGATCCTGGGCGACGAAACGCCGGAGCTGACGCTGGCCCGCGAAATTCTGGAAACCCGCATCGACGAGGTGGTCGCGGTGCCGTTTCCCGAGGGCGTTCAGGGCTACGGCGGCGCGCTGGCGCTGTGGTATTTCGGCGCCTGGGTGGCGGCCTACCTGGCCGAGCGCTACGGCGTCAGCGGCGAGGACAGCCCGGCCCTGCGGGAAGTGCTGAAGGCGCTCACCAGCGGCGAAGCGGTCGACGGCGGCGGCCTGGAAGCCTAA
- the rapZ gene encoding RNase adapter RapZ — protein MAFIVISGLSGSGKSTALRTLEDADYFTTDNLPPELWSALSDLAQARHIERVAVTTDARTRDFLAALGGSLRRLKQRRSDVRVLFLEADAHVLLKRYNLSRREHPLGDPSLMLDFQRERELLSSLRALSDTVIDTTTFSAADLNKRLLDWLGVASDFDLRLFTFGFKHAPPRDVDLVLDMRTLPNPYYDPELRGRTGLEADVAAYVFQNPESEAFYQHTRNFLRDVAERARDSGRRSYNVAIGCTGGQHRSVAVALRLEQDLNDLGARIIDHRDIPSAGGE, from the coding sequence ATGGCGTTCATCGTGATCTCAGGCCTGTCGGGCAGCGGCAAGAGTACGGCGCTCAGAACGCTGGAAGATGCCGATTACTTCACCACCGACAATCTGCCGCCGGAGCTGTGGAGCGCACTGAGCGACCTGGCCCAGGCGCGCCATATCGAGCGGGTGGCCGTGACCACCGACGCCCGCACCCGCGATTTCCTGGCCGCGCTGGGCGGCAGCCTGCGGCGCCTCAAACAGCGGCGCAGCGACGTGCGGGTGCTGTTTCTGGAGGCCGACGCCCACGTACTGCTCAAGCGCTACAACCTCTCCCGGCGCGAGCATCCCCTGGGCGACCCGTCCCTGATGCTCGACTTCCAGCGCGAACGCGAACTGCTCTCCTCGCTGCGGGCGCTGTCCGACACAGTGATCGACACCACCACCTTCAGCGCCGCCGACCTCAACAAACGCCTGCTCGACTGGCTGGGCGTCGCCAGCGATTTCGATCTGCGGCTCTTTACCTTCGGCTTCAAACATGCCCCGCCGCGCGACGTCGATCTGGTGCTGGACATGCGGACCCTGCCCAACCCCTACTACGATCCCGAGCTGCGTGGCCGCACCGGCCTAGAAGCCGACGTGGCCGCCTACGTGTTTCAGAATCCCGAAAGCGAGGCGTTCTACCAGCACACCCGCAACTTCCTGCGCGACGTGGCCGAGCGTGCCCGCGACAGCGGACGGCGCAGCTACAACGTCGCCATCGGCTGCACCGGCGGGCAGCACCGCAGCGTGGCGGTGGCGCTGCGCCTGGAACAGGACCTGAACGATCTGGGCGCCCGCATCATCGACCACCGCGATATTCCCAGCGCTGGAGGCGAGTGA
- a CDS encoding uridine diphosphate-N-acetylglucosamine-binding protein YvcK — translation MQKMQKPGAGLPGFPNPAAKAGRWSQALRNFKSAEHGRRAKQWLTPGMGIKRWFTLFGACTLIGALGFLHFTWTGPLHYTATSWILWLNNFTEPEVLPLWVVGAVVMALALIGALTAMTMLNRSVLRSVGTDPGEAVNVIYARNTLARGPRIVALGGGTGLSNVLSGLKAHSSNLTAVVTVADDGGSSGRLREALDMIAPGDLTDCYAALSDSPVLARLLLHRFARGEGLAGHTFGNLLLATLSEEQGGLGDAMQDIHEVLNVAGAVYPATPQAVTLIARLRNGEEVRGESHLAQVGGVGAGKIGIEEVRLDPPDPPALSAVTDAIAHSELIVLGPGSLFTSILPALLVPDIQAAIRASAAPLVYVASIMTEPGETDDLTMDDHVQMIDRHLGRVPDVVLVNSEAVPSFVQDRYRAAGATLIAPHSRHAAFKLRLRHAPMLLAGQAHHDPHKLAAALVELLAPVGRGRRGAQAQITRIR, via the coding sequence ATGCAGAAGATGCAAAAGCCCGGTGCCGGCCTGCCCGGCTTCCCCAACCCGGCCGCCAAAGCCGGGCGCTGGTCGCAGGCGCTCAGGAACTTCAAGTCGGCCGAGCATGGCCGCCGCGCCAAGCAATGGCTGACCCCCGGCATGGGCATCAAGCGCTGGTTCACGCTCTTCGGGGCCTGCACCCTGATCGGGGCGCTGGGCTTTTTGCACTTCACCTGGACCGGGCCGCTGCACTACACCGCCACCTCCTGGATCTTGTGGCTCAACAACTTCACCGAGCCGGAAGTGCTGCCGCTGTGGGTGGTCGGCGCGGTGGTCATGGCGCTGGCCCTGATCGGCGCCCTGACGGCCATGACCATGCTCAACCGCTCGGTGCTCAGATCGGTGGGCACCGATCCCGGCGAGGCAGTCAACGTGATCTACGCCCGCAACACGCTGGCGCGCGGCCCCCGCATCGTGGCGCTAGGCGGCGGCACCGGGCTGTCGAACGTGCTCTCGGGGCTCAAGGCCCACTCCTCGAACCTCACCGCCGTGGTCACGGTGGCCGACGACGGCGGCAGCAGCGGGCGCCTGCGCGAAGCGCTGGACATGATCGCGCCGGGCGACCTGACCGATTGCTACGCCGCGCTCTCCGACAGCCCGGTGCTGGCCCGGCTGCTGCTGCACCGCTTCGCCCGCGGCGAGGGGCTGGCCGGCCACACCTTCGGCAACCTGCTGCTGGCGACCCTTTCCGAGGAGCAGGGCGGGCTGGGCGACGCCATGCAGGACATCCACGAGGTGCTCAACGTGGCCGGCGCGGTCTATCCGGCCACCCCCCAGGCGGTGACGCTCATCGCCCGGCTCAGGAACGGCGAGGAAGTGCGCGGCGAGAGCCACTTGGCCCAGGTGGGCGGGGTGGGCGCCGGCAAAATCGGCATCGAGGAAGTGCGGCTCGATCCGCCGGACCCGCCGGCCCTCAGCGCCGTGACCGACGCCATCGCCCACAGCGAACTCATCGTGCTGGGGCCGGGCAGCTTGTTCACCTCGATTCTGCCAGCGCTGCTGGTGCCGGACATCCAGGCGGCCATCCGCGCCAGCGCCGCGCCGCTGGTCTACGTCGCCAGCATCATGACCGAGCCCGGCGAAACCGACGACCTGACCATGGACGACCACGTGCAGATGATCGACCGGCACTTGGGCCGCGTGCCGGACGTGGTCTTGGTCAACAGCGAAGCGGTACCCAGCTTCGTGCAGGACCGCTACCGCGCCGCCGGGGCCACCCTGATCGCCCCGCACAGCCGCCACGCCGCCTTCAAGCTGCGGCTGCGCCACGCGCCGATGCTGCTCGCCGGGCAGGCCCACCACGATCCGCACAAGCTGGCCGCCGCCCTGGTCGAACTGCTCGCGCCGGTCGGGCGCGGCCGGCGCGGCGCTCAGGCCCAGATCACCCGAATACGCTAA
- a CDS encoding TrmH family RNA methyltransferase: MSREVIVSLHNAQLKRLVRLRDRRERLREGLYLIEGARELARAVAASVPIETVYSCPELHSPDARALPWAQLPVTELGRAAFEKVSGREGPDGVLGLARTLPRTLPEPPAQATVVVLDGLEKPGNVGALLRTADGAGAHATVLVGDGLDLGNPNLIRASQGSVFTHPTAALTAPEALGWLRGHGFTLLACTPQATRTYWDAPLAGRSALLLGTEHAGLSAFWREAADVEMSIPMRGAADSLNVATAGALVLYEALRQRTAASP, encoded by the coding sequence GTGAGCCGTGAAGTCATCGTGTCCCTCCACAACGCCCAGCTCAAGCGCCTGGTGCGCCTGCGCGACCGCCGTGAGCGCCTCAGGGAAGGTCTCTACCTGATCGAGGGCGCCCGCGAACTCGCCCGCGCGGTGGCGGCTTCGGTGCCGATCGAAACGGTCTACAGCTGCCCGGAGCTGCACAGCCCCGACGCCCGGGCGTTGCCGTGGGCGCAGTTGCCCGTCACCGAGCTGGGCCGCGCCGCGTTCGAGAAGGTCAGCGGGCGCGAAGGCCCCGACGGGGTGCTGGGGCTGGCCCGCACGCTGCCTCGCACGCTGCCTGAACCGCCGGCGCAGGCCACCGTGGTGGTGCTCGACGGCCTGGAAAAACCCGGCAATGTCGGCGCGTTGCTGCGAACCGCCGATGGCGCGGGCGCGCACGCCACCGTGCTGGTCGGCGACGGCCTGGACCTGGGCAACCCCAACCTGATCCGCGCTTCGCAGGGCAGCGTCTTTACCCACCCCACCGCCGCCCTGACGGCGCCGGAAGCGCTGGGCTGGCTGCGCGGGCACGGCTTTACTTTGCTGGCCTGCACGCCGCAGGCGACCCGGACCTACTGGGACGCGCCGCTCGCGGGCCGCTCGGCGCTGCTGCTGGGCACCGAGCACGCCGGTCTGAGCGCCTTCTGGCGGGAAGCCGCCGACGTGGAGATGTCGATTCCCATGCGCGGCGCGGCCGACAGCCTCAACGTGGCGACGGCGGGCGCTCTGGTGCTCTACGAAGCGCTGCGGCAACGAACGGCGGCCAGCCCTTAG
- the uvrA gene encoding excinuclease ABC subunit UvrA gives MQNLIVRGAREHNLKNVTVELPRDQFIVITGVSGSGKSTLAFDTIYAEGQRRYVESLSAYARQFLGLMEKPDVESIEGLSPAISIDQKTTSHNPRSTVGTVTEIHDYLRLLYARVGTPYCPICGRKIERQSPTEITDKLLGGYADQRAILLAPLVRGRKGEYRKLFADIRREGYARVRVDGVLYELEEAEKLKLEKFEKHDVDVVIDRVTVREGDRSRLAESVELGLRRGEGLLRVLFPDSGAEELYSEKFACPEHGSVLEELEPRSFSFNNPYGACPDCAGLGNKREFSPDLVIDDKLSIAEGAILPWSKKGTGGGVYYWDKLKALSEHLSFDLKTPWRDLPKAAQQAVLDGPGEPFEVVYRRGGKETMRFMTEFEGVIVNLERRYAETESEYMREKLEELMELRPCPTCGGTRYKPEILAVRVGGLNISQASGMSVLDADQFFRELQSGDVNHDVIAPYLGQHDGGEAKVARPRHYEYGLNDFGTAVAAPILRAIRTRLTFLVDVGLDYLSLDRTANTLSGGEAQRIRLATQVGSGLTGVLYVLDEPSIGLHPKDNGRLIETLKRLRDLGNTLLVVEHDEDTMMASDYVVDMGPGAGVHGGEVVAVGTPAEIKANPESLTGKYLRGELKIEVPTKRRRGNGKRLKVIGAREHNLKNVTLDVPLGTMTVITGPSGSGKSTLIHDILHATLARDLNGAKTTPGKADAITGIEHLDKVIEIDQSPIGRTPRSNPATYTGVFTEVRDLFTRTPEARRRGYLAGRFSFNVKGGRCEHCKGDGVMKIEMNFLPDIYVPCEVCKGARYNRETLEVKYNGKTIADVLDMTVEDAHSFFEAIPNIERKMQLLCDVGLGYMKIGQPSTTLSGGEAQRIKLAAELSKRATGKTIYILDEPTTGLHFEDVRKLMEVLERLVEGGNTLIVIEHNLDVMKCADWIVDLGPEGGVRGGTVVATGTPEQLAAHPTSYTGEFLARVPGIVASAKPLVPVKPEPMTEAERPGMDPENFTDAGELEALGAVKKSKPKRARKPVEALDDLLDDEDAEMISETPRKRTA, from the coding sequence TTGCAAAACCTGATTGTGCGCGGCGCGAGAGAACACAACCTCAAGAACGTCACCGTGGAATTGCCGCGCGACCAGTTCATCGTCATCACCGGAGTGTCGGGCAGCGGCAAGAGCACCCTGGCCTTCGACACCATCTACGCCGAAGGGCAGCGCCGCTACGTCGAGTCGCTCTCGGCCTACGCCCGACAGTTTCTGGGCCTGATGGAAAAGCCGGACGTGGAAAGCATCGAAGGGCTCTCTCCGGCCATCTCGATCGACCAGAAAACCACCTCGCACAACCCGCGCAGCACGGTGGGCACCGTCACCGAGATTCACGACTACCTGCGCCTACTCTACGCTCGGGTCGGCACACCGTACTGTCCCATCTGCGGGCGCAAGATCGAGCGCCAGAGCCCCACCGAGATCACCGACAAGCTGCTGGGTGGGTACGCCGACCAGCGCGCCATCCTGCTCGCGCCGCTGGTGCGCGGGCGCAAGGGCGAGTACCGCAAGCTGTTCGCCGACATCCGCCGTGAAGGGTACGCCCGCGTGCGGGTGGACGGGGTGCTCTACGAACTCGAGGAAGCCGAGAAACTCAAGCTCGAGAAGTTCGAGAAGCACGACGTGGACGTGGTGATCGACCGCGTGACGGTGCGCGAGGGTGACCGCTCGCGCCTGGCCGAGAGTGTGGAACTCGGCCTCCGGCGCGGCGAGGGCCTGCTGCGGGTACTGTTTCCCGACAGCGGCGCCGAGGAACTCTACTCGGAAAAGTTCGCCTGCCCCGAGCACGGCAGCGTACTGGAAGAACTCGAACCGCGCTCGTTCTCCTTCAACAACCCCTACGGCGCCTGCCCCGACTGCGCCGGTCTGGGCAACAAGCGCGAGTTCTCGCCGGACCTGGTGATCGACGACAAACTCAGCATCGCCGAGGGCGCCATTCTGCCCTGGAGCAAGAAAGGCACCGGCGGCGGCGTGTACTACTGGGACAAACTCAAGGCGCTGTCCGAGCACCTGAGCTTCGACCTCAAGACGCCCTGGCGCGACCTGCCCAAGGCGGCGCAGCAAGCGGTCCTCGACGGCCCCGGCGAACCATTCGAGGTGGTTTACCGCCGGGGCGGCAAGGAAACCATGCGCTTCATGACCGAGTTCGAGGGCGTGATCGTCAACCTCGAGCGCCGCTACGCCGAGACCGAGTCGGAGTACATGCGCGAGAAGCTCGAAGAGCTGATGGAACTGCGGCCTTGCCCCACCTGCGGCGGCACCCGTTACAAGCCGGAAATCCTGGCGGTGCGGGTGGGCGGCCTCAACATCTCGCAGGCCAGCGGCATGAGCGTCCTCGACGCCGATCAGTTCTTCCGCGAGCTGCAAAGCGGCGATGTCAACCACGACGTGATCGCCCCCTACCTCGGCCAGCATGACGGCGGAGAAGCCAAAGTCGCCCGGCCCCGCCACTACGAGTACGGCCTCAACGACTTCGGTACGGCGGTGGCGGCCCCGATCCTGCGGGCCATCCGCACCCGCCTGACGTTCCTGGTGGACGTGGGCCTGGATTACCTCTCGCTCGACCGCACCGCCAACACCTTGTCGGGCGGCGAGGCGCAGCGTATCCGGCTGGCGACCCAGGTCGGCTCGGGCCTCACTGGAGTACTGTATGTCCTCGACGAACCCAGCATCGGCCTGCACCCCAAAGACAACGGCCGCCTGATCGAAACCCTCAAGAGATTGCGCGACCTGGGCAACACCCTGCTGGTCGTCGAGCACGACGAGGACACCATGATGGCCTCGGACTACGTGGTCGACATGGGGCCCGGCGCGGGCGTCCACGGCGGCGAGGTGGTCGCCGTCGGCACGCCCGCCGAAATCAAGGCCAATCCCGAGAGCCTCACCGGCAAGTACCTGCGCGGCGAACTCAAGATCGAGGTGCCGACCAAGCGTCGGCGCGGCAACGGCAAGCGCCTCAAGGTGATCGGTGCGCGCGAGCACAACCTCAAAAACGTCACGCTGGACGTGCCGCTCGGCACCATGACGGTCATCACCGGTCCCTCAGGCTCCGGCAAGAGCACCCTGATCCACGACATCCTGCACGCCACGCTCGCCCGCGACCTCAACGGGGCCAAGACCACCCCCGGCAAGGCTGACGCCATCACCGGCATCGAGCACCTCGACAAGGTCATCGAGATCGACCAGAGCCCCATCGGCCGCACTCCACGCAGCAACCCGGCCACCTACACCGGCGTCTTCACCGAGGTGCGCGATCTGTTCACCCGCACGCCGGAAGCGCGGCGGCGCGGCTACCTGGCCGGACGCTTTTCCTTCAACGTCAAGGGCGGCCGCTGCGAGCACTGCAAGGGCGACGGCGTGATGAAGATCGAGATGAACTTCCTGCCCGACATCTACGTGCCGTGCGAGGTCTGCAAGGGCGCGCGCTACAACCGCGAAACGCTGGAAGTCAAGTACAACGGCAAGACCATCGCCGACGTGCTCGATATGACGGTGGAGGACGCCCACAGCTTCTTCGAGGCGATTCCCAACATCGAGCGCAAGATGCAGCTGCTGTGCGATGTGGGCCTGGGCTACATGAAAATCGGCCAGCCCAGCACCACCCTATCGGGCGGCGAAGCGCAGCGCATCAAGCTGGCCGCCGAGCTCAGCAAGCGCGCCACCGGCAAGACCATCTACATCCTCGACGAGCCGACCACCGGCCTGCACTTCGAGGACGTGCGCAAGCTGATGGAAGTGCTGGAGCGACTGGTCGAGGGCGGCAACACCCTGATCGTCATCGAGCACAACCTCGACGTGATGAAGTGCGCCGACTGGATCGTGGACCTGGGACCAGAAGGTGGCGTGCGCGGCGGTACGGTGGTCGCCACCGGCACGCCCGAACAGCTGGCCGCCCACCCGACGAGCTATACCGGCGAGTTTCTGGCGCGGGTGCCCGGCATCGTGGCCAGTGCCAAACCCCTGGTGCCGGTCAAACCTGAACCGATGACCGAGGCCGAGCGTCCCGGCATGGACCCCGAGAACTTCACCGATGCCGGCGAACTCGAAGCGCTGGGCGCGGTGAAAAAGAGCAAGCCCAAACGCGCCAGAAAGCCGGTCGAAGCGCTCGACGACCTCCTCGACGATGAAGATGCCGAGATGATCAGCGAGACGCCGCGCAAGAGGACCGCGTGA